From the Fusarium oxysporum Fo47 chromosome X, complete sequence genome, the window TCGCTTTAGTCCGAACTGCCGTCGGTTTCCGCCACTCAACGAATCGAGTTGTGTCACTGTATAAAGACTCCCTCTTAACAATCAACCTCTTGTAGATGCCCTCGGGTGGATGCCTTTTTTAAGCCAATAACCGATAAGTTCCTTCTGTCAACATGGGTAGCACTAACCAGCACGATTATTCCTCGGTTGAGGAGAGTAAGAGAATCTTTGACTACCTTTGCGGTCAGTTCGATGAGGTTGCTTTTCCAGCGGCTGtgaaggagctcaaggacaaCATCGAGTTTACGTCAACTCGAGATGCGCCCTACTTTCCTATTCCATTCAAGGAGACGGAAACAACTGCTGCGCTTAAGGCGATAGAGGGTGCCGTTGCCAGTCTGCTAGCAAAGACCGTTGAAGGTGAATTACAACCGAAGAAGATCAATGTCGACTTGGAGAAGACTACAGCCTTCCTCTGCCAGGCTTATATGGCCAAAGTTGGTGGTCTTGGAAAGCTTGACCCTGGCGTCAAGGCTCTACTCAAAGGTACGTCTATACGCCACAACTGTTGGCTTTCAGGCCAAGGAACTAACGACCATAAGATACGGATTTGCTGCAGGCCCAGTCAAATCCTTACCGCCGCATGTCAGCCAACTTGTATGAGACTAAGAACGCTGGAGAGTATTATCACATTCATGGATCTCTAGAGGCTTCAACAACCCTCAAGATGATTGGTCTTGAACCTTTCAGACCAGACTTGCAAACACATGAGAGCATTGTCGATACCATCGAGCCTGCTGTTCGACAGTTCTCGATAGATGAGCTTGAGAGTATGAATGCTGCTCGTCGACAGGCTGGAGTTCCTGCTTTGAAGCACGAGGACTTTGTGAAAACTCAACATGTAAGTTGTAAATCTCATATACAAGGGCATATCTGACAAACAATCAGGGCAAAACAAATATGGCACTTCCGCCATGGTCTGTCGACAACCTTGAGTCCGAGACACCCAAGTGTCCCCTAACACCAAGCTCAGAGCACCCAAAGAGGATATTGTCAGGCATTaaggttcttgagctctgCCGTATCATTGCCGGACCTATTATCACCCGTATTCTCGGAGAGTATGGAGCCGATGTGCTCAAGATTACAAGTCCCAATCTGAGCGATGTTCCTTTCTTCCAGGTAGATGGCAACATGGGCAAGCACGCTGCAGAGCTAGACCTGAAGTCCTCTGAGGGAAGAGCtgagtttgagaagcttctcgctGAAGCGGATGTCGTTGTCGATGGATACCGACCTGGCGCTCTGGAGAAGCTTGGATATGGCGCTACTACACTTACAAAACTTGCTAAGGAGCGTGGCAAGGGCTTTGTGTATGTCAATGAGAACTGCTTTGGCTACGAGGGAGAGTGGGCTGGACGACCTGGGTGGCAACAGATTGCTGATTGTGTAAGTGCCTTGATCTACAGCTGCAGGGGAGATCGAACTAACCCGATTGATAGGTCAGTGGCATCGCGTGGGAGCAGGGTCGTTTCATGGGCTTGTCAGAACCCGTCGTCCCTCCTTTTCCCATTTCGGACTACGGAACAGGATGCATTGGTGCCATCACAGCCCTGCTAGGTCTCTATCATCGCGCCACCCGTGGCGGATCATGGCATGGAAAGGCTTCACTTCTTCACTACGACTTGCTCCTCTTCAAGGTTGGGCAGTATCCTGAAGAAGTAAAGGAGAGATTGAGGAAAAATATCGGACCTGATTTCCTCGCCCTGCGACATGCGCACAGCGTGGATCAGATCTCAGGAACGGCATTATTGAGGATGCGACAGGTTTTCCCTGAGCTCTTCACTGGGGACAAATACGTCGAGAAGTGGTACTCTAACGCTTATAAGGCTGAGGTGGAGGCCGTACCGCCTGTTGTGGAAATTGAGGGTCTGGAAGTTGGGTTCAGGAGAGCAAGTCGGCCTAACGGCGCAGACAAGCCAACATGGGATTTTGGAGATGAGGCCGATCGCAAGCTGTCAAAGTAGTTTATCCCATTAAGTTTTAGCATTTTCCTAGCCAATTGATGCATGCATAGGTCATTCAAGATCTCCCCCTCTCTACTGTAGAATACTAATTCTGTTATGTCGCGTGACAAGAAGTCGTTACAATTAATGCTGCTCTTCACTTCATTTCCTATCATGGCGAATTTGCGACGGCTTTGGCGTATTTCAGGTGACTTGCAGCGGCTACACTAGGCTTATTTCCACTAGCAGGCATCGTACGACACACTAGTTTTTGGCTCCATATTCCGCGGCGTCGGAATCGGAGTCAGGGTGTCCCCTCAGCTGTACATCCGACCAACTTGCTCCGACATCCGAAAAGCGTGTGGCACCATTCTCGCCTCTGCCGAGAGTGCTAAACGAAATCATCAGTCCCCTAATTGGTTGGGCAGTTCACCCCGCAAAATGGCTGCAACATTGCCGCTTGGCCCCATGGGACACTGATGCTCAGAACGCGCACCCGATGTCCTTTCGGGAGATGTCCTTAGCCGCTCCTTGCTGAGGCGCTGTCTGTATATCCGAATCGAACCATGCTGACTGTGAATTATGCGGGGTCAAGTCATCTGCTCGACACCATCTTTGGAACAACTCCAGTGATAAAGAGGGACTTCATAAGACCTATTAGAAAGCCTCTTCTCTCATTCACTCAAGCATAAGCCCAATCCATCATCACGAACACTCTTCCTTCCTTCACATCAGCACCATCAATACCCCACAAAAATCTATCGAAATGACACCATCAGCGACTGGCGGAAATGCCAACGGCGCTCCCAAGGAGGAGGGTCTTGGCCAGGCCTTCACACAGCAAGTCATCGACTCTTTCGGCCCCAAGACTGACCCTCGTCTTAAAGAGGTGATGACATCTTTTATCCAGCACATGCACGACTTTGCGCGCGAGACACAACTCACCTGCGATGAGTGGATGTCTGCTGTTAAGATGATTAACTGGGCTGGACAAATGAGCAACGACAAGAGAAATGAGGGTCAATTGATGTGCGATGTTATTGGTCTCGAGAGGTAATTCGCTAGTCACAGCTCCCAATGCAATTACTAACAGTTTTcagtcttgttgatgatattaCACACCGTCAAGCAGCCAAGAACGGCGTAGCAGCAACTGAGACTGCTATTCTGGGTCCCTTCTGGCGACATGATACCCCTACTCGTGAGAATGGCACCACAATTACTTTCGACACCCCCAGCGATGGTGTTGTCGCCTATCTCTACGGCACTGTGACATCAGCGGCTACTGGAAAGCCCATCCCTAACGCCTCTGTCGAGGTTTGGCAAGCATCCACCAACGGTAAGACATTACTCTGCGGCATTCTATCTCACGGACTCTAATTCTTCCTAGGCCTCTACGAGCAGCAGGATGAGAAGCAGGTTGAGCATAACCTCCGTGGCAAGTTCATCACCGACGACCAGGGTCGATACTCCTTCTACTGCCTACGACCTACTCCTTATCCCGTAAGCAATCTTATCCTGTCAACATGCCAAGGATCTATAATCTGACACTTTCTCAAGGTTCCCGATGATGGCCCTGCCGGTCAACTTCTCCACCTCCTCGACCGCCACCCTTTCCGCCCTGCCCATCTGCACTTCATGGTATGTTCAACCGAAGGTCCCAGAAGCGGTCATAGAACTAATCTAACATGCTGCAGGTCATTGCTGAGGGCCACAAGTCTGTTGTTACTCAGATCTTTGATTCTGACTCAGGCTATCTCGAGAACGATAGTGTCTTCGCTGTTAAGGATGGCCTAACAGTGAAGTTTGTGCCACGAAAAGGAGATCCCAAGGCTGAGTGGGAGTTGGAGTACAACATGAGCCTGTCAAACGAGTCATAGAGCAGTAGCAtttgtttttttttacaGCCATAGCGAATTTCATTGGGTTTCTTTGGACCGCTATTCCTGGTGAATAGGTGAGACGTATAGTGACCGTTCCTAGTCGTAAGTTCAAGTAAATGAATTCAATTGATTGTCGGCTAGAGCCTACAGCATCTCTTTGATTTATCAAGCCAGCACATTGGAACCCCCTCGAAAAAGCTAAACTCGCTTTCTTCCAATTTGTTTAGTGGAGGAGAAAGTGGCCTGTCTTCTATTGCGCCTCATTTACAGCTCAGCCTCATACATAGGCACCCAGAGCTCCAATAGCATTGGAGGCAGAATATGTTTTCAGTGACTAGAGTTGGCAGATAGTACTATGCTGGCAGGAATCTAAAACTCCATCTTAAGCCACTCGAAATATCATTAAATCAGCCATGTGAAGTTTCAGCCTTGTTTACATGAGTAAATAGCGCAATCAATAACTAGACGCCGTTCTATAGTCTACCACTAACCTTGAAGCTCTCCGCTGGGAAGCGAAGGAAAACATTTCGTGATGTTGACCTGTTGTTCATGGAATCATGGAGACTGATCGATACAGAAAGCAAACTTAACTCGGAATCAAACATGAAATGTATTTGGCCTCTGGCAAATAAACATGTTGTCCCTAGAATTTGATTAACTCTACGATGTTTTCCTCGATGCAGACTACGAAATAGTGCTGCTTACTTCATGGCTGTATTAGTAGTACTGACAATATATCTTCGCTCAGAATCCAACAGTGAAAAATGCTGCACAGATCGTTGTGCTCATATTATTAGAAGATATACCTAACTATCCCTTAGGACAAGAGGTGGCCTTATTCCCAAGATGAGCAAGACgactattataaatacttgTGCAAGGCTTCCAGGGCGTGGTATTAATTTTTCGGAACATAAATCCACGGCAAGTCTTTGACATTTTTTGCATTTCATCACAAACAGCATGTGATTTTCATGGTCATTGAGTTTGGTAGCAGCCTCCACTTCGAGAACCTTGATAAAAACTTCGCTGATACTCCATTCGAGCTTTGAAGCCATTGCAACCTGGCAATCTTGtattttcttttgttcgttCTGTGACTTGAAATAGGGTAGGTACCCTACGCTGTGACTAAAGTTTATATGACTTTGTACCCCGCAATCCACCAATTTGAGTGCAAACTATCCCCAATACTGACAAATAACGTAATGTTAATGGTGTTTTGATGCAACTAGATAATACTACCCCGGATGTTTTTGGAAGGCGTGTCACTTCGGTGAAGCAGACCGGAAGACATCGGTCTGGGGCAACAGATGATTGGTACGTATATCCGACACGTGACCGGTTGCCGGTATATCGTCCGACCCACCGCCGGCAGCGAGTCCGGAGATAAGCGCGGCTAAATATGATTCGCTGGGCACAAGATATTCCGCTCCTAGATAAGGCTCTCGACGCGACGTGGCCAATGAGGATAACCTTGTTGGCAATGCGCGGTCCACGTTTCCTGGCTTAcgatataataatataccCAACACAAAAAAGGGAGACACTTTCAAGCTCCGTCATTTGAAAGAAACATCTTCTCACTTTTCAGAACCTGCAATGAGTCGCGCAGGGATAAGGCAGCTTTCGCTGCTTCGGGCGTCGAGACAATGTCTATCTCCCCGGTCCCTTGCTACCGTTGTAAGGGGGCCTATCGCTCGCTCGACaccgccagcagcaacttTGTTGGGACGCCAGCGATGTCGACTTTTCAGCACAACACGACTACGAAGAAGTCAGGATGAGCAGGATGAAGATGCGGGATCTTACAGCGAAGCGGATCACGAACATGCTGTCATTTCCACTTTCGATCTGTTTTCTATCGGCATTGgtccctcatcttctcataCTGTCGGGCCAATGCGTGCTGGTAACATTTTTGTCAACGATTTGATCGATGCCAATCTGCTTCAAAAAGTCAACAAAATCCGCGTCGCCATCTATGGTAGTCTTGCTCTCACGGGTGAAGGTCATATGACTCCTTCCGCTTTACTCCTTGGCCTCGAAGGCGCCGATGTCGAAACAGTCGACACAGGCTACGTGCCCAGCCGCTTCGAAGAGATCAAGTCCAGCAAGAAGATTTTCCTAGCACGTGGGCTGGCCACAGATGGATCCAAAGGCAAGGAGATCGATTTCGACTACGAGAAGGAATTCATTTGGGAATGGGGTCGTAAGCTTCCCCAGCACAGCAACGGCATGCGTTTCACTGTCTACGACAAGGAAGGCTACGTCCTAGCCACCAATGACATGTTCAGTGTAGGCGGCGGTTTCGTTGTCAACGGTGCTCTTAGTATCGCACCCCAAGAAACTCTCTCCGCAAACGCCCCCGCTCAACTCGAAGCCGGAGATTCGGACACGGCAGCTCACCCGGCCGATTTGGCCGAAAACATGTACTACAAGGAAATCCGGCGCTCAGATGCCGCGGGAGATCGACGAACCGGTACCGAAGTCAAGGCCCTCGAAGAAGCCAATGAGGGTCCGACAGCTCTCCTCGGAGACTCGCCTGAGCCAACCGGCCTCTCTACCGATGTCAAGTCCGAGACCAAGGATACCAGCTCATCACCGCATCCGCGGTATCCATTCCGAGATGCCGCTAGTCTGCTTTCACTCTGTCGCAAACACAATCTCACTATCGCGCAATTGGTGTatgagaatgagaagagtCTAGGATATACGGACGAGGACATTTATCgaaagatcttcaagatttGGGGAGTCATGGATGCTAGTATCCTGGAAAGTGTCCAGGCACCAACAGGCTCCAAGCTTCCTGGATCTCTCAAGCTGCATCGACGAGCGCCGGCGCTCTACCGTCGATTGACTCGTGGCTTGTATCCCTCGTCGACTGCTGATACTTCAGCTGCTCAGCTCGAGCACAAGTTCTCTTCGCCtgacaccaacatcaacgagGATGGCGTCGGCTCATCACCGAAAGCTCTCgcagcagcatcatctcCATTGGTGCCAGAGAAGTTCAAGGCTGGCGGCCTTCGGAAGCGCGGTCCACCACGGATACACGGTTCTCTGGATCATCCTATTGCTCCAGCTCCTTCACGCCGTACGACATTCCCCACTATGGACTATCTTTCTGTCTATGCCATTGCTGTCAATGAAACCAACGCTGGTGGCGGTCGAATTGTCACCGCTCCTACCAACGGTGCCGCAGGTATTATTCCAGCTGTGCTCAAGTATACTACCGAGTTCATCAGCGACGATCCTGAACGAGATATCCCCACTTTCCTTCTCACTGCTGCCGCAATCGGTATGCTTTACAAGCGAGGTGCCACCATCTCAGCCGCTGAAGGAGGGTGCATGGCGGAGGTCGGCGTTGCCTGCTCTATGGCCGCCGGTGCTTTTGCTGCCTGCATGGGAGCCAGCCCCGAGACAATCGAGCAAGCCGCAGAAATCGGTATCGAGCACAACCTCGGACTAACATGTGATCCCATCGGCGGACTCGTCCAAGCTCCCTGCATCGAGAGAAACGCGCTGGGCGCGACAAAGGCCATCTCCAGCGCCAACCTGGCGCTTAGCAGTGAAACAGGCACGCAGCGCGTGAGGCTAGACGACGCTATCCGGGCGATGCGACTGACGGCCAAGGGAATGAGGAACGAGTTCAAGGAAACGAGTTTGAGTGGATTGGCTACGAGCGTTCACATTAATATTCCAGTCAGTGTTCCTGACTGCTAGACATGGTGTTGTTTTGTATTCAGCGATAATTACCAACAAAAAAAGGGAGTCAACAGCGGCGTAGATATTACTTTTCTAGATTAGAAGTTTCACTCTTTGCATTGTTAGCTGAGTAAGAGTATCATTCTACTTGGTGGGTATCACGTGCTAAAATATAGATGTCCGTAGTTCATGTGGAGAATCGGTGAGACGAATCATCACCTTGATTATTCTATTCTTGATTTATCGCGGATCTCATGGAAGACCACCAAAACCCTTCAACTGTGTCTCACGAACATTGCCCATGTTGTTTCAATTTCGATTCAGACCTCGTAGCACCAGGCTCTAACAATGATGTCAGAGTTGACTCAAAAGAGCTCGTAGTATTGGTGCTTCGAGACATCATACAGTTCGAGAGCGCGGCGATTTCAGGTTGTGACTGTTGCGCATTCATTTTCAAGACTCTCACATATTCGGGCTTGTTGGGGGTTGAGAATCAGATGGGAATTCAGCTCTATCTCCGACTTTCAATTGGACAAGGAAATCCAGAGATAATATTCGGTGATCCTGAGCGCTCGCAAATGTTCTTACAATTTTACACTGACTATGGTATGAATTGTCTAAGGATATGAAGACCCATGGGGGCGTACTAACAAATATACTCAGCTCAAGGAGAGACTTGGAAACGAGTCAAGCCTTTACCAGATATTTGTGATGACCATTTATCGCGCGAAGGCTTAAGCTTTGTCAACGCTTGTTTCTATAATTGTGCCAAGGATCACAAGCTCTGCAAGCAAGACAAGTCTACTTTACCAACCCGCATCTTAGACATAGGGAGCGCTGGGGATGACAAAATTTGTCTCGCTGAATCAGAGGCTCTCAAACCTGAGAAATATGTAGCACTCAGCTACTGCTGGGGTAGAAATCCCTCTATCAAAGCCTTGACCGGGAACCTGGAAGATATGAAAATCGGGATCGGACTTGAGGAGCTTCCAGCAGCTTATACTGACGCAATCGCACTGACTCGAGAGCTCGGGGTAAGATATTTATGGATAGATGCACTTTGCATCATCCAAGACTCCGAAGCCGACTGGGAAAGAGAATGCTCCAGGATGGCCGATACATATGCCAACGCTTTCTTGACTATTGCAGCctcgtcatcaacatctgTGACCAGTCACTTTCTACGGCCTCAGCTCAAGCCACCACCTCGAGCGGCTCGGGACCAGTCCGCGATCTACAGCGAATCAATGAGAAGCGAAAATGGGCCTCCAATTTTACTGAAAGTAAGGCTCATGCAAGCAACCGGTGCTCATTGGAAGTGGAGACCATCTCACAGAACGGATCAACAGCCGCTCGTGGAACCTCTCACTCAACGAGGCTGGACGTTGCAGGAGAAAGTCCTATCAACCCGGCTACTGTCTATATCCGTGATGGAAATGGCATGGACGTGCAAAGAGGCAATATTCTGCGAATGCGGATCGAAACTGAATCACCAGCGTGAATTTGGTGGAACGCCATTGAGTCAAATATCGCGACATGGTGAAGCCTTCAATTTCTGGCACAAAGTTATTGAGAATTACTCGAAGAGAAACCTCACGCAGGCCGGCGATAAGCTTCCAGCGATATCTGCTATAGCCGCTATAGTCCAGAAGAAGATCGGGTCAGATTACGTGGCTGGTCTATGGACAGATAACATTGATCTGGATCTGTTGTGGCGGAGACCATCAGCCAGTAGGATTCAAGCTGCCAACTCATCTTACATCGCCCCGAGCTTTAGTTGGGCTTCAATTACGGGAGAGGTCGATTACCTGTGTTTTAGAAACGGAAAATGGCCATACGAGAAGGCGGCTACTGTGCTGGAGGTCAATGCAGTAACAGGTCCTGACGCGCCACTTGGAAGAGtcatcagcagcaagatGATAATCAACGGGCCAATGGTGATGGGGTATCTTGAGAGTCGGGGCCCGTATGATTGGTACGCGGTGCGTCTTGGGCGGGCTCTCCTGTGGTTTTCCGCCGATACGAGCCTCTCAACAATTGTAAACGGCAGTGAAGTCTCAGTGTGCAGAAGAAGCCGTGAGCACAACAGAAGCGATGTTGCGGAGGAGCTGAAGCGACTAAACCGAAAGCGGAATTCTGGGGATACACACCACCTGAGTAATTCAGCGATTCGATGCTGGGTGCTGAGACTTGGGGCATTTCCTTTCGGGGATAAGGGGCAAAGAGATCACGAGTGGCTAGTGCTGGGGCGGTCAGCAACACAGCCCGAGCTCTTCGAGAGGATCGGTCTAGGGTCGCTCAAGGATAGTCAAGAGGCGGAGGTTTTTGGGTTGGAAACGATAACGACAGTTGCGATAGTTTAAGTTGGTCAATGCAAGCCTCACCTTTACTAGTTGCGCTGAATGGACCAGGTAGCTGGCGATCATTCAACCGCCACGGCGTACGGGCACATACTGTACGTGATTGATAGTTATCACGATTGTGGGTCATTGCATTGATTAGTATATCCTTGCATGCATGGACAGGGGAGGCTGTAGGAGGAAAAGGAGCGAAATGCCAAGCAAGGGCGATGATGGATGGTGGGCCATAATTGATTGAATTGTCAGCCACCGGCTTACATTCCCCAAATTATTAGAGCTGAGACTAAGGTGACGCCACTGGAACGAAAGGGGCAGATGGATGAGAGGGGacaaggaagatgatgagcgAGTGACTGTGTGTTTTTTGAGTTTCCGTGTATAGGTACGCGGTAATGAGATAATTACAGGGGCCTAAGA encodes:
- a CDS encoding CoA-transferase family III domain-containing protein; translation: MGSTNQHDYSSVEESKRIFDYLCGQFDEVAFPAAVKELKDNIEFTSTRDAPYFPIPFKETETTAALKAIEGAVASLLAKTVEGELQPKKINVDLEKTTAFLCQAYMAKVGGLGKLDPGVKALLKDTDLLQAQSNPYRRMSANLYETKNAGEYYHIHGSLEASTTLKMIGLEPFRPDLQTHESIVDTIEPAVRQFSIDELESMNAARRQAGVPALKHEDFVKTQHGKTNMALPPWSVDNLESETPKCPLTPSSEHPKRILSGIKVLELCRIIAGPIITRILGEYGADVLKITSPNLSDVPFFQVDGNMGKHAAELDLKSSEGRAEFEKLLAEADVVVDGYRPGALEKLGYGATTLTKLAKERGKGFVYVNENCFGYEGEWAGRPGWQQIADCVSGIAWEQGRFMGLSEPVVPPFPISDYGTGCIGAITALLGLYHRATRGGSWHGKASLLHYDLLLFKVGQYPEEVKERLRKNIGPDFLALRHAHSVDQISGTALLRMRQVFPELFTGDKYVEKWYSNAYKAEVEAVPPVVEIEGLEVGFRRASRPNGADKPTWDFGDEADRKLSK
- a CDS encoding Intradiol ring-cleavage dioxygenase, translating into MTPSATGGNANGAPKEEGLGQAFTQQVIDSFGPKTDPRLKEVMTSFIQHMHDFARETQLTCDEWMSAVKMINWAGQMSNDKRNEGQLMCDVIGLESLVDDITHRQAAKNGVAATETAILGPFWRHDTPTRENGTTITFDTPSDGVVAYLYGTVTSAATGKPIPNASVEVWQASTNGLYEQQDEKQVEHNLRGKFITDDQGRYSFYCLRPTPYPVPDDGPAGQLLHLLDRHPFRPAHLHFMVIAEGHKSVVTQIFDSDSGYLENDSVFAVKDGLTVKFVPRKGDPKAEWELEYNMSLSNES
- a CDS encoding serine dehydratase alpha chain-domain-containing protein; amino-acid sequence: MSRAGIRQLSLLRASRQCLSPRSLATVVRGPIARSTPPAATLLGRQRCRLFSTTRLRRSQDEQDEDAGSYSEADHEHAVISTFDLFSIGIGPSSSHTVGPMRAGNIFVNDLIDANLLQKVNKIRVAIYGSLALTGEGHMTPSALLLGLEGADVETVDTGYVPSRFEEIKSSKKIFLARGLATDGSKGKEIDFDYEKEFIWEWGRKLPQHSNGMRFTVYDKEGYVLATNDMFSVGGGFVVNGALSIAPQETLSANAPAQLEAGDSDTAAHPADLAENMYYKEIRRSDAAGDRRTGTEVKALEEANEGPTALLGDSPEPTGLSTDVKSETKDTSSSPHPRYPFRDAASLLSLCRKHNLTIAQLVYENEKSLGYTDEDIYRKIFKIWGVMDASILESVQAPTGSKLPGSLKLHRRAPALYRRLTRGLYPSSTADTSAAQLEHKFSSPDTNINEDGVGSSPKALAAASSPLVPEKFKAGGLRKRGPPRIHGSLDHPIAPAPSRRTTFPTMDYLSVYAIAVNETNAGGGRIVTAPTNGAAGIIPAVLKYTTEFISDDPERDIPTFLLTAAAIGMLYKRGATISAAEGGCMAEVGVACSMAAGAFAACMGASPETIEQAAEIGIEHNLGLTCDPIGGLVQAPCIERNALGATKAISSANLALSSETGTQRVRLDDAIRAMRLTAKGMRNEFKETSLSGLATSVHINIPFESAAISGCDCCAFIFKTLTYSGLLGVENQMGIQLYLRLSIGQGNPEIIFGDPERSQMFLQFYTDYAQGETWKRVKPLPDICDDHLSREGLSFVNACFYNCAKDHKLCKQDKSTLPTRILDIGSAGDDKICLAESEALKPEKYVALSYCWGRNPSIKALTGNLEDMKIGIGLEELPAAYTDAIALTRELGVRYLWIDALCIIQDSEADWERECSRMADTYANAFLTIAASSSTSVTSHFLRPQLKPPPRAARDQSAIYSESMRSENGPPILLKVRLMQATGAHWKWRPSHRTDQQPLVEPLTQRGWTLQEKVLSTRLLSISVMEMAWTCKEAIFCECGSKLNHQREFGGTPLSQISRHGEAFNFWHKVIENYSKRNLTQAGDKLPAISAIAAIVQKKIGSDYVAGLWTDNIDLDLLWRRPSASRIQAANSSYIAPSFSWASITGEVDYLCFRNGKWPYEKAATVLEVNAVTGPDAPLGRVISSKMIINGPMVMGYLESRGPYDWYAVRLGRALLWFSADTSLSTIVNGSEVSVCRRSREHNRSDVAEELKRLNRKRNSGDTHHLSNSAIRCWVLRLGAFPFGDKGQRDHEWLVLGRSATQPELFERIGLGSLKDSQEAEVFGLSWSMQASPLLVALNGPGSWRSFNRHGVRAHTCSQPNLAVPLSRASSVSMEAGSRAQSAGLAWLEQSLAELEAGKASWAVMPSLIKPRQLEELEAKINSVHRQLGEINKDDEDSEAQRQAKQDELVAIESELRPLRTDWDRTCRDAHVAYRPKDEMKANSLMNNILNLYKDFGLPINGNMGVDTSALGLTGDSPDADPDTPRRPRMRMKRGGAVLTPDRNGVFEVRFHHLSHPSLAYAPSSSHFANLHFISQSETRKRKRGRSSSIAQKRPRIQGNRNSIHFNAVYQNRRAAKKHTIIRFPEDPVRPAKFYILRCEDHDIDFDDNSLQAGLAHLSEEHQLKNPSFETVIQHFGYEVIGCDDKKLIQNNKVAKEAFQKDPESLGIDESLEAMGLLNNVPPCYEYDSSSKSFSWAEGYEDGGENASEQHFPFMFFEGLDFPDLCHVAWIPIGEIQPWDEGKALMIKHSDQAFEYLKQREAVQQPKRWGPNDEIPDPTDDSKYTNCV